Within the Sphingobium baderi genome, the region TGCGTCAGGACGAGATCGACGCGGTCGCCCGGAAAGACGAAGCCCGCGACGGAGCTTTGCGTGGAAACGGGAACGGTCACGGCGCGCATGCCCGGGCCGAGCGCGGCGGCCAGAAAGCCCCTGTCGCCCGGTTTGATGAGCGAACCCTGCGTCAGCGGCTGACCGGCCGTAATGGCGTTACGCACCACGCTGCCCGCCAGCTTCGCGGGGTCGGCTTCGCCTTTCAGATAATAGGCCTGCTCGACCAAATCCTTGGGCCAGGGCTGGAAGCGAAAGCTTTCAGCGTCGAGGATGGTCCCTACCGGCAGCGCCTTCGTGGCGACGAGTACATGCGGCTGATTGGCTTCGACCGGCATCGACGCGGCGTTTACCTGCGGCGCGCTGGAGGAGCTTAACATGCTGCGCGCCAGCAAGGCCGTCGTGATCGCCACGAACAGCGCCCCCACCAGCAGCACGATCTTTTTTGCGTCCATGACGAAATTCGCCTCCCTCAAGCGGGTGCATTGCCCCCGGCACCCACCTTGCATCCAGAATGGTTAAAATATCGTTGGCCAAATCAGCCACAGCGCCGACAGCGAAATCGCAACGCCATAAGGGATTTCGGGCTGCCCAAGCCGCCGGGTCATGCGGTGGTGTACCACGGTGACGATAGTGACCACGCCGCCCAGCACCGCCATGAGGACGATCAGCGACATGACCACCTGCCACGGGAACCAGAGCGCCAGCGCCGCCAGCAGCTTGACGTCGCCGCCACCCATCCAGCCCAGCGAGAAGAGGCCCGCAAAGATGCCGAAGACGATAGCAGCGATGAGAAGCTGTCCCGCTATGTCAGGCCAGAGTGGCATGCCGCTCGCTACCCACCAGAGCGGCGCCAGCGCGGCCACGGCCAGATTGAGCCTGTTCGAGATGATGCGCGAACGCAGGTCCGTGACGGCTGCTATGATCAGCAGCACGCCCAGCAGACACAGCATCGCGACTCTGAAATATTCCCCCATCATGCGTCAAAGGTGTAGACCCGATGGCTTACCAAATCGTAACCATGCGGCCCGATGGATTCGCCCACTTCCCTACCTCCCGCTTTCGACCGGCGCGCCTGGCCTGAGCGGGGACGGCTGGATTATTGGCAGGCGGCGGATGGATGGCCGCTGCGTCGGTATCGATTGGGCAGCGGGGAGCGGGGACGGATGCTGCTGCTCAACGGGCGCGGCGACATGATCGAGAAATATCTGGAGGTGATTCAATATTGGGCCGATCGAGGATGGGCCGTCACCGCCTTCGACTGGCGGGGGCAGGGGGGGTCGGGGCGGCTGACCGATAATCCGATGACCGGCCATATCGAAAATTTTGGCCAGTGGATTGCCGACCTTGACGCCTTTGCTGCCGAGTGGCGAGGCGAAGGGGATGGCCCAACGGCGATGATCGCGCATAGCATGGGTGGGCATCTGATGCTGCGGGCTCTGGCAGAGGGCATGGTGGCCCCCGATGCCGCGGTAGCCGTCGCGCCGATGCTGGGCATACATAGCGCGCCATTGCCGCGATGGCTGGCGATTGGGATCGCGGAAATAATGTGCCGTCTTGGATTTTCCCAGCGGCAGGCGTGGACGCAGCGGGAGGGCTCTGAACGGCAAAGGCAGATGCGACAGAAGCGCCTGACCCATGACCCGCTTCGCTATGCCGATGAACTGTGGTGGCGGGACCATAGCCGGGACATCGCGCTAGGCCCGCCAAGCTGGAACTGGGTGCGGCAGGCTTTGGCGTCGACTCGCGCGCTGGAGGAGGATGAGGCGCTGGACCGGCTGGCGGTT harbors:
- a CDS encoding prepilin peptidase, with protein sequence MLCLLGVLLIIAAVTDLRSRIISNRLNLAVAALAPLWWVASGMPLWPDIAGQLLIAAIVFGIFAGLFSLGWMGGGDVKLLAALALWFPWQVVMSLIVLMAVLGGVVTIVTVVHHRMTRRLGQPEIPYGVAISLSALWLIWPTIF
- a CDS encoding alpha/beta hydrolase; the protein is MDSPTSLPPAFDRRAWPERGRLDYWQAADGWPLRRYRLGSGERGRMLLLNGRGDMIEKYLEVIQYWADRGWAVTAFDWRGQGGSGRLTDNPMTGHIENFGQWIADLDAFAAEWRGEGDGPTAMIAHSMGGHLMLRALAEGMVAPDAAVAVAPMLGIHSAPLPRWLAIGIAEIMCRLGFSQRQAWTQREGSERQRQMRQKRLTHDPLRYADELWWRDHSRDIALGPPSWNWVRQALASTRALEEDEALDRLAVPLLILAARNDALVSTPAIRRIAARIPHATLHVYGVEAAHEILRELDPVRQNALARIDAFLDENAR